A section of the Mesorhizobium loti genome encodes:
- the pth gene encoding aminoacyl-tRNA hydrolase: protein MLVFAGLGNPGAKYADNRHNVGFMAADAIARRHSFSPWSKKFQGLIAEGTLGGEKIILIKPQTFMNLSGQSVGEALRFYKLDVSALTVFYDEIDLAEGKLRIKTGGGAGGHNGIRSIDGHVGNAYRRVRIGVGHPGVKEMVQHHVLGDFAKGDREWLDPLLESIADNAAMIVKGDESGFMNKAALAVQGKAAAEPEKPARKQEPKQQSHVRQARPQQPAVKLPESGPMAAMLKKLFGNKD from the coding sequence ATGCTTGTCTTTGCAGGCCTCGGCAATCCGGGCGCGAAATATGCTGATAACCGGCACAATGTCGGCTTCATGGCGGCGGACGCTATCGCCCGCCGCCATTCCTTTTCGCCCTGGTCGAAGAAATTCCAGGGTCTGATCGCCGAGGGCACGCTCGGCGGCGAAAAGATCATCCTGATCAAGCCGCAGACCTTCATGAACCTGTCCGGCCAGTCGGTCGGCGAAGCCTTGCGCTTCTACAAGCTCGATGTTTCCGCGCTCACCGTCTTCTATGACGAGATCGACCTTGCCGAAGGCAAGCTGCGCATCAAGACCGGCGGCGGCGCCGGCGGCCACAACGGCATCCGCTCGATCGACGGCCATGTTGGCAACGCCTATCGCCGCGTGCGCATCGGTGTCGGCCATCCCGGCGTCAAGGAAATGGTCCAGCACCATGTGCTCGGCGACTTCGCCAAGGGCGACCGCGAATGGCTCGATCCCTTGCTCGAATCGATCGCCGACAACGCCGCCATGATCGTCAAGGGCGACGAATCCGGCTTCATGAACAAGGCCGCCCTCGCCGTCCAGGGCAAGGCCGCGGCCGAGCCGGAAAAGCCGGCGCGCAAGCAGGAACCCAAGCAGCAAAGTCACGTCCGTCAGGCGCGTCCGCAGCAGCCGGCGGTCAAATTGCCGGAATCCGGCCCGATGGCCGCCATGCTGAAGAAACTCTTCGGCAACAAGGACTGA
- a CDS encoding MaoC family dehydratase gives MTGKTWAYEDFVEGASFDLGTKQVTAAEIIEFASEFDAQPMHLDEEAGKASILGGLSASGWHTCAMFMRMWCDAFLLDSTCQGAPGVDQVRWKKPVLAGDRLVGTMVVLAKRLSKSKPDLGFVTLRSELVNQRGESVFELENSVMFLTRDAAGNMA, from the coding sequence ATGACCGGAAAGACATGGGCCTATGAGGATTTCGTCGAGGGTGCCTCGTTCGACCTCGGCACCAAACAGGTAACCGCCGCCGAGATCATCGAATTCGCCAGCGAGTTCGATGCCCAGCCCATGCATCTCGACGAGGAAGCCGGCAAGGCCAGCATCCTGGGCGGCCTCTCGGCCTCCGGCTGGCACACCTGCGCCATGTTCATGCGCATGTGGTGCGACGCGTTCCTCTTGGACTCCACCTGCCAGGGTGCGCCCGGCGTCGACCAGGTCAGGTGGAAGAAGCCGGTCCTGGCTGGCGACAGGCTGGTCGGCACCATGGTCGTGCTTGCCAAGCGCCTGTCGAAGTCGAAGCCGGATCTCGGTTTCGTCACCTTGCGCAGCGAGTTGGTCAACCAGCGTGGCGAAAGCGTCTTCGAGCTTGAGAACTCCGTCATGTTCCTGACGCGTGACGCGGCGGGGAATATGGCATGA
- a CDS encoding APH(3')-II family aminoglycoside O-phosphotransferase gives MNFVSENELPRELKNRLSGYRWHRQTIGRSQAGVFRLVADDKPALFLKCERNGPFAELADEAARLRWLAGQGIACPDVIAMESHAGHDWLLMSAVAGEDLASAPIDPADVIEIMASALRDLHALDIGSCPFDHRLFRRIAAARSRMEAGVVDEDDFDDERQGWSPAKAFAELEALRPASEDLVVTHGDACLPNVMAARGRFSGFIDCGRLGVADRHQDLALACWSIRYNIGETWIEPFLERYGPPQAEPAKLSWYRLLDEFF, from the coding sequence ATGAACTTCGTCTCCGAAAATGAACTGCCGCGGGAGCTGAAGAACAGGCTCTCCGGCTATCGCTGGCACCGGCAAACCATCGGCAGATCACAGGCCGGCGTGTTCCGACTGGTGGCCGACGACAAGCCGGCCCTGTTCCTGAAATGCGAGCGGAACGGTCCGTTTGCCGAACTCGCCGATGAAGCCGCGCGGTTGCGCTGGCTTGCCGGACAAGGCATCGCCTGCCCCGATGTGATCGCCATGGAAAGCCATGCCGGTCACGACTGGCTGCTGATGTCGGCCGTCGCCGGCGAGGATTTGGCGTCGGCGCCGATCGATCCGGCTGATGTCATCGAGATCATGGCCAGCGCGCTTCGCGACCTGCACGCGCTGGATATCGGCTCCTGCCCCTTCGACCATCGCCTCTTCAGGCGCATCGCGGCCGCGCGATCGCGCATGGAGGCCGGCGTCGTCGACGAAGACGATTTCGACGATGAGAGGCAGGGCTGGAGCCCTGCAAAAGCCTTCGCCGAGCTTGAGGCGCTGAGGCCAGCAAGCGAGGATCTTGTCGTCACCCATGGCGATGCCTGCCTGCCGAATGTCATGGCTGCCCGGGGCCGTTTCAGCGGTTTCATCGATTGCGGCCGGCTGGGCGTCGCCGATCGCCACCAGGATCTGGCGCTCGCCTGCTGGAGCATCCGCTATAACATCGGCGAAACCTGGATAGAGCCCTTTCTCGAACGCTACGGACCACCGCAAGCAGAGCCGGCGAAGCTTTCCTGGTATCGGCTCCTCGACGAGTTTTTCTGA
- the guaD gene encoding guanine deaminase, whose amino-acid sequence MTREPFTLLGTAFHTPERGRLEVLEDHLFSIDAQGRIAEILAPGHPDHAARVSDASLSGTLVRLADGQFLLPGLVDLHIHAPQWPQMGKALDVPLEVWLQKYTFPLEARYADVDYAREIYADLVDNLLANGTTTALYFATVHVEASLALAGICLEKGQRALVGKVAMDDAQQCPPFYRDADAASAVSDTRRFIVAVQSLDSGERPLVQPVITPRFIPSCTDAALRGLGELATEFGCHVQTHCSESDWAKQFVEERFGQTDAASLDGFGLLTRHTILAHSNFIDGQDMDLIREKGAGVAHCPLSNVYFANAAFPLRVALDRQMHVGLGTDVSGGYSPSLFDGCRHALSASRTLHSGVHAGLPPEQRGAPGEPITHQEAFWLATAGGAEALDLPTGSFRVGHEFDALLIDTKASTSNIRINAADDTLDDVFQKIVLNAARANIARVWVSGRMVAGQ is encoded by the coding sequence ATGACAAGAGAACCTTTCACGCTGCTCGGCACCGCCTTCCACACGCCGGAGCGCGGCAGGCTGGAAGTGCTGGAAGATCATCTGTTCAGCATCGATGCGCAGGGGCGGATCGCCGAGATCCTGGCGCCCGGCCATCCGGACCATGCGGCGCGGGTAAGCGATGCCAGCCTGTCCGGTACGCTGGTGCGGCTTGCCGACGGCCAGTTCCTGCTGCCCGGCCTGGTCGACCTGCACATCCATGCGCCGCAATGGCCGCAGATGGGCAAGGCGCTCGATGTGCCGCTCGAGGTCTGGCTGCAGAAATATACATTTCCGCTCGAGGCCCGCTACGCGGACGTCGACTATGCCCGCGAGATCTATGCCGATCTGGTCGACAATCTTCTGGCCAACGGCACCACCACGGCGCTCTATTTCGCCACCGTCCATGTCGAGGCGAGCCTGGCGCTTGCCGGGATTTGCCTGGAAAAGGGTCAGCGCGCCCTGGTCGGCAAGGTGGCGATGGACGATGCCCAGCAGTGCCCGCCCTTCTACCGCGATGCCGATGCGGCGAGTGCCGTTTCGGACACCAGGCGGTTCATCGTGGCGGTCCAGTCACTGGATTCGGGCGAGAGACCGCTGGTCCAGCCGGTGATCACGCCGCGCTTCATCCCGAGTTGCACGGATGCGGCCTTGCGGGGACTGGGTGAACTCGCGACGGAATTCGGCTGCCATGTGCAGACGCATTGCTCGGAGAGTGACTGGGCAAAGCAATTCGTGGAGGAGCGCTTCGGTCAGACCGATGCGGCCAGCCTGGACGGTTTCGGCCTGCTCACCCGCCACACCATCCTGGCGCATTCGAATTTCATCGACGGGCAGGACATGGACCTCATCAGGGAGAAGGGTGCCGGCGTCGCCCATTGCCCGCTCTCAAATGTCTACTTCGCCAATGCGGCGTTCCCGCTGCGCGTGGCACTCGACCGGCAGATGCATGTCGGACTGGGAACGGATGTTTCGGGGGGCTACAGCCCCTCTCTGTTCGACGGCTGCCGGCACGCTCTGTCGGCGTCGAGGACGCTGCATAGCGGCGTGCATGCCGGCCTGCCGCCCGAGCAGCGCGGCGCGCCCGGCGAGCCGATCACGCATCAGGAGGCGTTCTGGCTGGCGACCGCCGGCGGCGCCGAAGCGCTCGACCTGCCGACAGGCAGCTTTCGCGTCGGGCACGAATTCGACGCGCTGTTGATCGACACCAAGGCAAGCACCTCGAACATCCGCATCAACGCCGCCGACGACACGCTTGACGATGTCTTCCAGAAGATCGTGCTCAACGCGGCGCGGGCGAATATCGCCAGGGTCTGGGTGAGCGGCCGGATGGTGGCGGGGCAATAG
- the corA gene encoding magnesium/cobalt transporter CorA: MIKAFVVDNDRLRVVDDLLADGDRVVWADLVNPTKEEEATIESWLGVAIPTREEMEEIEISSRLYIEDGAYFMTATLPAQTEVDDPLMSPVTFALAGNRLITIRYHEPKAFKTFPLRAEKVATGCTSGDTILIGLLEAIVDRLADILERAGRDIEGISRDIFEARSTKVSKRNRDFQELLKAIGRKEDITSSVRDSLISLQRLAGFLAHVATQTKMSKDVRARIKTLSRDVLSLADHATFLSQKISFLLDATLGMISIEQNAIIKIFSVAAVIFLPPTLVASIYGMNFDIIPELKWELGYPFAIGLMILSAILPFWYFRRRGWL, translated from the coding sequence ATGATCAAGGCATTTGTCGTGGACAATGATCGCCTGCGCGTCGTCGACGACCTGCTGGCGGATGGCGACAGGGTCGTCTGGGCCGATCTGGTCAATCCGACCAAGGAGGAAGAGGCCACCATCGAAAGCTGGCTCGGGGTCGCCATCCCGACCCGCGAGGAGATGGAGGAGATCGAGATTTCCAGCCGCCTCTACATCGAGGACGGCGCCTACTTTATGACCGCCACCTTGCCCGCGCAGACCGAGGTCGACGATCCCCTGATGTCGCCGGTCACCTTCGCGCTCGCCGGCAACAGGCTGATCACCATTCGCTATCATGAACCCAAGGCCTTCAAGACCTTCCCGCTGCGCGCCGAGAAGGTGGCGACCGGCTGCACCAGCGGCGACACCATCCTGATCGGCCTGCTGGAGGCGATCGTCGACCGTCTCGCCGACATCCTTGAGCGCGCAGGCCGCGACATCGAGGGGATTTCGCGCGACATTTTCGAGGCACGCTCGACCAAGGTGTCGAAGCGCAACCGCGACTTTCAGGAATTGCTCAAAGCCATCGGCCGCAAGGAGGACATCACCTCTTCCGTCCGCGACAGCCTGATCTCGCTGCAGCGCCTCGCCGGCTTCCTCGCCCATGTCGCCACCCAGACCAAGATGAGCAAGGATGTGCGCGCCCGCATCAAGACCTTGTCGCGCGACGTGCTGTCGCTCGCCGACCACGCCACCTTCCTGTCGCAGAAGATCTCCTTCCTGCTCGACGCCACGCTCGGCATGATCTCGATCGAGCAGAACGCCATCATCAAGATCTTTTCTGTCGCCGCCGTCATCTTCCTGCCACCGACGCTGGTCGCCTCGATCTACGGCATGAATTTCGATATCATTCCCGAGCTGAAATGGGAGCTTGGCTATCCCTTCGCCATCGGCCTGATGATCCTGTCGGCGATCCTGCCCTTCTGGTATTTCCGCCGCCGCGGCTGGCTCTGA
- a CDS encoding MarR family winged helix-turn-helix transcriptional regulator, whose amino-acid sequence MPLPLDNQLCFTLYATSMAINRTYKPMLDEMGITYPQYLVLNALGEADGMSVGGIAHRLALESSTVTPLVKRMEQAGLVTRQRSQTDERQVQVDLTAAGRALLVQCNCLNETLIERSGMTLAGLDTLNRQVQALRDALSGDR is encoded by the coding sequence GTGCCTCTCCCGTTGGACAACCAGCTCTGCTTCACGCTCTATGCCACCAGCATGGCGATCAACCGCACCTACAAGCCGATGCTGGACGAGATGGGGATAACCTATCCGCAATATCTCGTGCTGAACGCACTGGGCGAGGCCGATGGCATGTCGGTCGGCGGGATCGCCCACCGGCTGGCCTTGGAATCGAGCACCGTCACGCCGCTGGTCAAGCGCATGGAACAGGCCGGCCTTGTCACCCGCCAGCGCAGCCAGACCGACGAGCGCCAGGTCCAGGTCGACCTGACGGCAGCCGGGCGCGCGCTGCTCGTCCAGTGCAACTGCCTGAACGAGACACTGATCGAGCGTTCGGGCATGACGCTGGCCGGGCTCGATACACTGAACCGGCAGGTCCAGGCGCTGCGCGACGCGTTGAGCGGCGACCGGTAG
- a CDS encoding MaoC family dehydratase: MTLDEFFRIGTTVTLGSHKFEAEAIKAFARKYDPQIFHIDEEAARKSLLGGLCASGWHTAATWMKLNLESRMGAEWTGPGPAPEFGPSPGFKNLKWLKPVFAGETVTFTRTALSHRPISSRPGWRLLSLRSEAFDSTGDKVLEFESAVLVKVE; encoded by the coding sequence ATGACCCTGGACGAATTCTTCCGCATCGGCACCACCGTCACGCTGGGCTCGCACAAGTTCGAAGCCGAGGCGATCAAGGCGTTTGCCCGCAAATACGACCCTCAGATCTTCCACATCGACGAGGAGGCGGCCAGGAAAAGCCTGCTCGGCGGGCTCTGCGCCTCCGGCTGGCACACCGCCGCCACCTGGATGAAGCTCAACCTCGAAAGCCGGATGGGCGCCGAGTGGACCGGTCCTGGCCCGGCGCCCGAATTCGGCCCTTCGCCCGGCTTCAAGAACCTGAAATGGCTGAAACCGGTCTTCGCCGGCGAGACCGTCACCTTCACCCGCACCGCGCTGTCCCACCGCCCGATCTCGTCACGCCCCGGCTGGCGGCTTTTGTCGCTGCGCTCGGAAGCTTTCGATTCGACCGGCGACAAGGTGCTGGAGTTTGAGAGCGCCGTGCTGGTGAAAGTGGAGTGA
- the yddG gene encoding aromatic amino acid exporter YddG, producing MNRTIPTLVGFSAILTWSFLALLSTAAGPIPPFQLAAMTFLLGGSVGAASWIVRPSAIRSLRQPWQVWAIGTAGLCIYHCAYFFAIQSAPPVEVSLIAYLWPLLIVVFAAFLPGERLKPHHIAGVVLGLAGAIVVITKGGSVGLADGVKPGHVIALFCAFVWSGYSVLSRRFGQVPTDVVAVYCLITAAVAFTLHLTLETTVWPQTPTQWSAIAVLGVIPLGAGFYAWDYGCKHGDIMILGAISYAAPLFSVIVLLLAGFGVFHWSVALACALITVGALIAAKDMLLKPKSEAAAETARA from the coding sequence ATGAACAGGACGATCCCAACCCTGGTCGGTTTCTCGGCCATTCTGACCTGGTCGTTCCTCGCGCTGCTTTCGACCGCGGCCGGACCGATTCCGCCCTTTCAACTCGCCGCCATGACATTTCTGCTCGGCGGCTCCGTCGGAGCGGCCAGCTGGATCGTTCGGCCCTCGGCGATCAGGTCGCTGCGGCAGCCATGGCAGGTCTGGGCAATCGGCACGGCAGGGCTGTGCATCTACCATTGTGCCTACTTTTTCGCGATCCAGTCGGCCCCGCCCGTTGAAGTGAGCCTGATCGCCTATCTCTGGCCATTGCTGATCGTTGTCTTCGCCGCCTTCCTGCCGGGAGAACGGCTTAAACCTCACCATATTGCCGGTGTGGTCCTCGGCCTGGCAGGCGCCATCGTCGTCATCACGAAGGGCGGAAGCGTCGGGCTCGCCGACGGGGTGAAACCGGGCCACGTCATCGCGCTGTTCTGTGCTTTCGTCTGGTCCGGTTATTCCGTCCTGTCGCGCCGCTTTGGCCAGGTTCCGACCGATGTGGTCGCCGTTTACTGCCTCATCACCGCAGCGGTCGCCTTCACGCTGCACCTCACGCTTGAGACCACGGTCTGGCCTCAAACACCGACGCAATGGAGCGCCATCGCCGTTCTGGGCGTGATCCCTCTCGGCGCCGGCTTTTACGCATGGGACTATGGCTGCAAGCACGGAGACATCATGATCCTGGGCGCGATCTCGTATGCCGCGCCGCTGTTCTCGGTGATCGTGCTGCTGCTGGCGGGCTTCGGCGTCTTCCATTGGTCCGTGGCGCTCGCTTGCGCGCTGATCACGGTTGGCGCGCTGATTGCCGCCAAGGACATGCTGCTCAAGCCGAAGAGCGAGGCCGCTGCGGAAACAGCGCGCGCCTAG
- a CDS encoding uracil-xanthine permease family protein — protein MERVAPEITLIAQPDDPLPLGKAALLGLQHVLAMDVYIVPFIIASVLAFSVGDAGAFIQSAFVAAGIATLIQSQLLMRLPVVQGPSFVPIGAVLAIAFGAGGGVGGLSAVIGALIPGAILVMLLGSPTRIFHRLVNRFVPPIVGGAIIIVVGVALMPVALKESVFAVHATATVGGNIILAFIAAAVLVGCMLTGMALGAKGAWLRLLSVIIALVAGSVAAAFMGQLDMTGVSAATWFSMPRIAFLNLDVTFSLSATLTMLIVYIVVLAETTGTWFAVGAVIDKPLSDEQLDRGATGEGLGCLVSALLCSTPVTGYSSNAGIIAITGIASRAAFAAAGIFLVLFGLIGKLSAVIASIPGPVIGGVFGVLCVVIAMNGFRVVRGTPLTERNMLVIGLPILMALFATLAPPDFVKTLPDIVQYILGSSIAFGAVWAIVLHQILPNAR, from the coding sequence ATGGAACGCGTTGCGCCAGAAATCACTTTGATCGCCCAGCCGGACGATCCGTTGCCCCTGGGCAAGGCCGCCCTGCTCGGCCTCCAGCATGTGCTGGCGATGGACGTCTACATCGTGCCGTTCATCATCGCATCGGTGCTCGCCTTCAGCGTCGGCGATGCCGGCGCCTTCATCCAGTCGGCCTTCGTGGCGGCGGGCATCGCGACGCTGATCCAGTCGCAGCTCCTGATGCGGCTGCCTGTGGTGCAAGGACCGTCCTTCGTCCCGATCGGCGCGGTGCTGGCGATCGCCTTCGGTGCTGGCGGTGGCGTTGGCGGGCTGTCGGCGGTGATCGGCGCGCTCATTCCCGGCGCCATACTGGTCATGCTGCTCGGGTCGCCGACAAGGATCTTCCATCGCCTCGTCAACCGTTTCGTGCCGCCCATCGTCGGCGGCGCCATCATCATCGTGGTCGGCGTCGCGTTGATGCCGGTGGCACTCAAGGAAAGCGTGTTCGCCGTCCACGCCACCGCCACCGTCGGCGGCAACATCATCCTCGCCTTCATCGCGGCGGCGGTGCTTGTCGGCTGCATGCTGACCGGCATGGCGCTTGGCGCGAAAGGCGCGTGGCTGCGCCTGCTTTCCGTCATCATCGCGCTTGTGGCCGGCAGCGTCGCGGCCGCCTTCATGGGCCAGCTGGACATGACGGGCGTTTCCGCCGCGACCTGGTTTTCCATGCCGCGCATTGCGTTCCTCAACCTCGACGTGACCTTCTCGCTGTCGGCGACGCTGACGATGCTGATCGTCTATATCGTCGTCCTGGCCGAAACCACCGGCACCTGGTTCGCGGTCGGCGCCGTCATCGACAAGCCGTTGTCGGATGAACAGCTCGACCGGGGCGCCACCGGCGAAGGCCTCGGCTGCCTGGTCAGCGCCCTGCTGTGCAGCACGCCGGTCACCGGCTACTCTTCCAATGCCGGCATCATCGCCATCACCGGCATCGCCAGTCGCGCCGCCTTTGCCGCGGCCGGCATCTTCCTGGTGCTGTTCGGTCTGATCGGCAAGCTGTCAGCGGTCATCGCCTCGATCCCGGGACCGGTCATCGGCGGCGTCTTCGGCGTGCTGTGCGTCGTCATCGCCATGAACGGCTTTCGCGTGGTGCGCGGCACGCCGCTGACCGAGAGGAACATGCTGGTCATCGGCCTGCCGATCCTGATGGCACTGTTTGCCACGCTGGCGCCGCCGGATTTCGTCAAGACGCTTCCGGATATCGTGCAGTACATTCTCGGCTCGTCCATCGCCTTCGGCGCCGTCTGGGCCATCGTGCTGCACCAGATCCTGCCGAACGCCAGATAG
- a CDS encoding 50S ribosomal protein L25/general stress protein Ctc yields the protein MSHDTYELKAEAREQVGKGSARAVRRNGKVPAVIYGDKQPPLAIALTYKDIYYKIHGGGFLTTVATIDVDGKKIQVLPKDFQLDPVKDFPVHVDFLRIGKDTEVNVDVPVHFINEDKSPGIKRGGVLNIVRHEVEFHCPANAIPEFITVDLTGTNIGDSIHISAVKLPAGVKPVISDRDFTIATIAGSSAMKPEAEETVEAAPEAAPAAEEK from the coding sequence ATGAGCCACGATACTTACGAGCTCAAGGCCGAAGCGCGCGAACAGGTCGGTAAGGGGTCCGCCCGTGCAGTTCGCCGCAACGGTAAAGTGCCTGCAGTAATCTATGGTGACAAGCAGCCTCCCCTGGCGATCGCTCTCACCTACAAGGACATCTACTACAAGATCCATGGCGGCGGGTTCCTGACCACGGTCGCCACGATCGATGTCGACGGCAAGAAGATCCAGGTCCTGCCGAAGGACTTCCAGCTCGACCCGGTCAAGGATTTCCCCGTCCATGTCGACTTCCTGCGCATCGGCAAGGACACCGAGGTCAATGTCGACGTGCCTGTCCACTTCATCAATGAGGACAAGTCGCCAGGCATCAAGCGCGGCGGCGTGCTCAACATCGTGCGTCACGAAGTCGAGTTCCACTGCCCGGCCAATGCGATCCCGGAATTCATCACCGTCGATCTCACCGGCACCAATATCGGCGACTCGATCCACATCTCGGCGGTCAAGCTGCCGGCCGGCGTCAAGCCGGTGATCTCCGATCGCGATTTCACCATCGCGACCATTGCCGGTTCGTCGGCGATGAAGCCGGAGGCGGAAGAGACGGTCGAGGCCGCACCTGAGGCGGCTCCCGCCGCCGAAGAGAAGTAA
- the ychF gene encoding redox-regulated ATPase YchF, with the protein MGFKCGIVGLPNVGKSTLFNALTRTAAAQAANYPFCTIEPNTGEVAVPDPRLQKIAAIGKSKEIIPTRISFVDIAGLVRGASKGEGLGNQFLANIREVDAIVHVLRCFEDDDITHVEGRIDPVADAETVETELMLADLDSLERRIVQIRKRAGSKDKEAVTVLPMMEAALELLQAGKPTRVLLKGISAEDLRILQGLNLLTSHPVLYVCNVAEADAATGNEHTRAVEKMAAAQGAGTVAISAAIEAEVAQLSDEEEMEFLSSLGLDEPGLNKVIRAGYELLHLITYFTVGPKETRAWTIHKGDKAPQAAGVIHTDFERGFIRAQTIAYNDFVTLGGEVAAKEAGKARDEGKEYVVQDGDIMLFKFNT; encoded by the coding sequence ATGGGTTTCAAATGCGGCATCGTTGGCTTGCCCAACGTCGGCAAGTCGACGCTCTTCAATGCGTTGACCAGGACGGCGGCGGCGCAGGCCGCCAACTATCCGTTCTGCACCATCGAACCGAACACCGGCGAGGTGGCGGTGCCCGATCCGCGCCTGCAGAAGATCGCGGCCATCGGCAAGTCGAAGGAGATCATTCCGACCCGCATCTCCTTCGTCGACATTGCCGGCCTGGTGCGCGGCGCCTCCAAGGGCGAAGGGCTGGGCAACCAGTTCCTCGCCAACATCCGCGAGGTCGACGCCATCGTGCACGTCCTGCGCTGCTTCGAGGATGACGACATCACCCATGTCGAGGGCCGCATCGACCCCGTCGCCGACGCCGAGACGGTCGAGACCGAGCTGATGCTCGCCGACCTCGACAGCCTGGAGCGCCGCATCGTCCAGATCCGCAAGCGCGCCGGCAGCAAGGACAAGGAAGCGGTGACCGTGCTGCCGATGATGGAGGCCGCGCTCGAGCTGCTGCAGGCGGGCAAACCGACCCGCGTGCTGCTCAAAGGCATCTCGGCCGAAGACTTGCGCATCCTGCAGGGCTTGAACCTCCTGACGTCGCACCCCGTGCTCTATGTCTGCAACGTCGCCGAGGCCGATGCCGCCACCGGCAACGAGCACACCCGGGCCGTGGAGAAGATGGCAGCCGCGCAGGGCGCCGGCACGGTGGCGATCTCGGCCGCGATCGAGGCCGAGGTCGCCCAGCTCTCCGACGAGGAAGAGATGGAATTCCTGTCCTCGCTCGGCCTCGACGAGCCGGGCCTCAACAAGGTGATCCGCGCCGGCTATGAGCTTTTGCATCTCATCACCTATTTCACCGTCGGGCCGAAGGAGACGCGCGCCTGGACCATCCACAAGGGCGACAAGGCCCCGCAGGCCGCCGGCGTCATCCACACCGATTTCGAGCGCGGTTTCATCCGCGCCCAGACCATCGCCTACAACGACTTCGTCACGCTGGGCGGCGAAGTGGCGGCCAAGGAAGCCGGCAAGGCGCGCGACGAAGGCAAGGAATATGTCGTCCAGGACGGCGACATCATGCTGTTCAAGTTCAACACGTGA
- a CDS encoding alpha/beta fold hydrolase encodes MASQTKSGSGSGTITTKDGTQIFYKDWGTGQPIVFHHGWPLSSDDWDAQMLFFLAQGYRVIAHDRRGHGRSTQTDIGNEMDTYAADVAELAAHLDLKNAIHVGHSTGGGEVARYVARYGSGGRVAKAVLIGAVPPIMLKTAANPGGLPIEVFDGFRAAQAANRAQFFRDVPAGPFYGFNRPGAEVSQGVVDNWWRQGMMGGTKAHYDCIKAFSETDFTEDLKAIGVPVLVMHGDDDQIVPIADSALLSIKLLKKGELKVYKGFPHGMATTHADVINADLLAFFKA; translated from the coding sequence ATGGCTTCGCAGACAAAATCCGGTTCCGGCAGCGGCACGATCACCACCAAGGACGGCACGCAGATCTTCTACAAGGATTGGGGAACCGGCCAGCCCATCGTCTTCCATCATGGCTGGCCGCTGAGCAGCGACGACTGGGACGCCCAGATGCTGTTCTTCCTGGCACAAGGCTACCGCGTCATCGCCCACGACCGGCGCGGCCATGGCCGCTCGACGCAGACGGATATCGGCAACGAGATGGACACCTACGCCGCCGATGTCGCCGAACTCGCGGCGCATCTCGACCTCAAGAACGCCATCCATGTCGGCCATTCGACCGGCGGCGGCGAAGTGGCGCGCTATGTGGCGCGGTACGGCTCGGGCGGCCGCGTTGCCAAGGCGGTGCTGATCGGCGCTGTGCCGCCGATCATGCTCAAGACGGCGGCCAATCCAGGCGGCCTGCCGATCGAGGTCTTCGACGGGTTCCGCGCTGCCCAGGCGGCCAATCGCGCCCAGTTCTTCCGCGACGTTCCGGCCGGTCCGTTCTATGGCTTCAACCGCCCGGGTGCCGAGGTCTCGCAGGGCGTCGTCGACAATTGGTGGCGTCAGGGAATGATGGGCGGCACCAAGGCGCATTATGATTGCATCAAGGCGTTCTCGGAAACCGACTTCACCGAGGATCTGAAGGCAATCGGCGTGCCGGTGCTGGTCATGCATGGCGATGACGACCAGATCGTTCCGATCGCCGACTCGGCGCTGCTCTCGATCAAGCTGCTCAAGAAGGGCGAGCTCAAGGTCTACAAGGGTTTTCCGCACGGCATGGCGACAACCCACGCGGATGTCATCAATGCCGACCTGTTGGCCTTCTTCAAGGCGTAG